One region of Streptomyces rishiriensis genomic DNA includes:
- a CDS encoding ABC transporter ATP-binding protein/permease — protein sequence MVERPVSSTAPELVLETETGSSVLIPGHDYRIGRDPLSDIVVDDTRVSWHHAVLRPDGDHWTLADEHSTNGTYTDGLRVRERCVGPGSVIRIGSPDDGPYLVLSGRPPPVAQRPSAVSMPGVTGTFREPTTVRPLPSRTVRIGRAADNDLVVDDLVVSRRHAELRALPGGGHEIVDLGSHNGTYLNGLPVTRAPLDPGDIVGIGHSDFCLVGDQLQEYVDTGEVSLDVQDLTVAVDRGRKVLLDHVSFPVGEKCLLAVVGPSGAGKSTLLGALTGQRPAGHGTVVYDGRDLYRDYAELRQRIGLVPQDDILHAQLTVRSALAYAAELRFPQDTAKTERRDRVAEVIRELGLEQRADQPVHSLSGGQRKRVSVALELLTKPSLLFLDEPTSGLDPGMDRSVMHMLRGLADDGRTVIVVTHSVLSLDVCDRLLVLAPGGRVAYYGPPEDALAFFGFEQWPEAFEAFDRDQDRDWAGEYRDSPFRRQYVVNDSEQPRLPRSGPVIMLPPPRPRSRRAQLGTLVRRYATALAADRTFLAIMIALPFVMGAMARALSGGELDREHAMNVLLILCVGGVLTGAANAVRELVKERVIYQRERAVGLSRSAYLMSKVVVLGTVTVVQAVVLTLVALLGVDLNAPGGEGVLMPPLVEITVAVALLAFTAMMLGLLISALVHKEEVTMPLLVLLAIVQVVFCGALLTLDGVPGLEQLSWLVPARWALGAMAGTIGLAGIVPGEITADPLFEHAAAVWLLDVGMLVVLSALCGILVSRLLRRHEPAVMRK from the coding sequence ATGGTGGAGCGACCGGTCTCCTCGACCGCGCCCGAACTCGTGCTGGAGACCGAGACGGGCTCCAGCGTGCTGATCCCGGGCCACGACTACCGCATCGGACGGGACCCGCTCAGCGACATCGTCGTCGACGACACCCGCGTCTCCTGGCACCACGCGGTGCTCCGGCCCGACGGCGACCACTGGACCCTCGCCGACGAACACAGCACCAACGGCACGTACACCGACGGCCTGCGCGTCCGCGAGCGGTGCGTCGGACCCGGCAGCGTGATCCGCATCGGCAGCCCGGACGACGGCCCGTACCTGGTCCTCTCGGGCCGTCCCCCGCCTGTGGCGCAACGTCCGTCGGCGGTCTCCATGCCCGGCGTGACGGGCACCTTCCGGGAGCCCACCACCGTGCGGCCGCTGCCTTCGCGCACCGTCCGCATCGGCCGGGCCGCCGACAACGACCTCGTCGTCGACGACCTCGTCGTCTCGCGCCGGCACGCGGAGCTGCGCGCGCTGCCCGGGGGCGGCCACGAGATCGTCGACCTCGGCAGCCACAACGGGACCTACCTCAACGGGCTGCCCGTCACCCGGGCTCCGCTCGACCCCGGCGACATCGTCGGCATCGGGCACTCGGACTTCTGCCTCGTCGGCGATCAGCTCCAGGAGTACGTCGACACCGGCGAGGTCTCCCTCGACGTACAGGACCTGACGGTCGCCGTGGACCGGGGCCGCAAGGTGCTGCTCGACCACGTGTCCTTCCCGGTGGGGGAGAAGTGCCTGCTCGCGGTCGTCGGCCCCAGCGGCGCCGGCAAGTCCACGCTGCTGGGCGCCCTCACCGGCCAGCGTCCCGCCGGTCACGGCACGGTCGTGTACGACGGCCGCGACCTCTACCGCGACTACGCCGAGCTGCGCCAGCGCATCGGACTGGTCCCGCAGGACGACATCCTGCACGCCCAGCTGACCGTGCGCAGCGCGCTGGCCTACGCCGCCGAGCTGCGCTTCCCGCAGGACACCGCCAAGACCGAGCGCCGTGATCGGGTCGCGGAGGTCATCCGCGAACTCGGCCTCGAACAGCGCGCCGACCAGCCCGTGCACAGCCTCTCCGGCGGCCAGCGCAAGCGCGTCAGCGTGGCCCTGGAACTGCTGACCAAGCCCTCGCTGCTCTTCCTGGACGAGCCGACCTCGGGCCTCGACCCGGGCATGGACCGCTCGGTGATGCACATGCTGCGCGGCCTCGCCGACGACGGCCGTACCGTCATCGTCGTCACGCACAGCGTCCTCAGCCTCGACGTCTGCGACCGGCTGCTGGTGCTCGCGCCGGGCGGCAGGGTCGCCTACTACGGACCGCCCGAGGACGCCCTCGCCTTCTTCGGTTTCGAACAGTGGCCGGAGGCCTTCGAGGCCTTCGACCGTGATCAGGACCGGGACTGGGCGGGGGAGTACCGCGACTCGCCGTTCCGGCGGCAGTACGTCGTCAACGACAGCGAACAGCCCCGGCTGCCCCGCTCCGGCCCGGTGATCATGCTGCCGCCGCCCCGGCCCCGCAGCAGACGCGCCCAGCTCGGCACCCTGGTCCGCCGCTACGCGACCGCGCTCGCCGCCGACCGCACCTTCCTCGCGATCATGATCGCGCTTCCGTTCGTCATGGGCGCCATGGCCCGCGCCCTGTCCGGCGGCGAGCTCGACCGGGAGCACGCGATGAACGTGCTGCTCATCCTGTGCGTCGGCGGTGTCCTCACCGGAGCGGCCAACGCCGTGCGCGAACTCGTCAAGGAACGCGTGATCTACCAGCGCGAACGCGCCGTCGGCCTGTCCAGATCGGCGTACCTGATGTCCAAGGTCGTCGTCCTCGGCACGGTGACCGTCGTACAGGCGGTGGTGCTCACCCTGGTCGCCCTGCTCGGCGTCGACCTCAACGCCCCCGGAGGCGAGGGCGTCCTGATGCCGCCCCTGGTCGAGATCACGGTCGCCGTGGCCCTGCTCGCCTTCACGGCGATGATGCTCGGCCTGCTGATCTCGGCGCTGGTCCACAAGGAGGAGGTGACGATGCCGCTGCTCGTCCTGCTCGCCATCGTCCAGGTCGTCTTCTGCGGGGCGCTGCTGACCCTGGACGGCGTGCCCGGTCTGGAACAGCTGTCGTGGCTGGTGCCCGCGCGGTGGGCGCTCGGCGCGATGGCCGGCACCATCGGGCTGGCCGGGATCGTGCCCGGGGAGATCACCGCCGATCCGCTGTTCGAGCACGCGGCGGCCGTGTGGTTGCTCGACGTGGGCATGCTCGTCGTGCTCTCGGCGCTCTGCGGAATCCTCGTCTCCCGGCTGCTGCGCCGGCACGAACCCGCCGTGATGCGGAAGTAG
- a CDS encoding nuclear transport factor 2 family protein, translating into MSAHTDRHENAVARYFEAWNARDPEALAKAVTAAWAADGRYTDPLADVRGHEQIAAVIAAAHARFPGFAFRLAGAVDGHHDTARFSWELVSEADGSAPVAGSDVITVDGQDRITAVLGFLDRVPAGA; encoded by the coding sequence ATGTCCGCCCACACCGACCGTCACGAGAATGCCGTCGCCCGCTACTTCGAGGCCTGGAACGCACGTGACCCCGAGGCTTTGGCCAAGGCTGTTACGGCCGCATGGGCCGCGGACGGACGTTATACCGACCCGCTGGCCGACGTCCGGGGTCACGAGCAGATCGCGGCGGTGATCGCGGCGGCACACGCCCGGTTCCCGGGCTTCGCCTTCCGGCTCGCCGGTGCCGTGGACGGGCACCACGACACGGCCCGATTCTCCTGGGAGCTGGTGAGCGAGGCCGACGGTTCGGCGCCGGTGGCCGGATCGGACGTCATCACTGTGGACGGGCAGGACCGGATCACCGCCGTCCTCGGATTCCTCGACCGGGTGCCCGCCGGAGCCTGA
- the mgrA gene encoding L-glyceraldehyde 3-phosphate reductase, with amino-acid sequence MYTAHPDRYADMPYRRTGRSGLKLPALSLGLWHNFGPDRPVETQRAILRRAFDLGITHFDLANNYGPPPGAAESALGEALKADFAPYRDELVVSTKAGYLMWPGPYGEWGSRKYLLSSLDQSLTRMGLDYVDIFYSHRPDPETPLEETMGALHTAVQQGKALYVGVSNYSAEQTREAARILGELGTPLLIHQPRYSMLDRRPESEGLLDALDELQVGSIVFSPLEQGLLTGRYLNGIPEDSRAASDSPFLNSEAVTEELTGKLRALDDIARSRGQSLAQLALAWVLRGGRVTSALVGASSARQIEDSVGALAHLDFDAEELTRIDAVING; translated from the coding sequence TTGTACACCGCACACCCCGACCGCTACGCCGACATGCCCTACCGGCGCACCGGACGCAGCGGCCTGAAGCTCCCCGCGCTGTCGCTCGGACTGTGGCACAACTTCGGCCCGGACCGCCCGGTCGAGACGCAGCGCGCCATCCTGCGCCGCGCCTTCGACCTCGGCATCACCCACTTCGACCTGGCCAACAACTACGGGCCGCCGCCCGGTGCCGCCGAGTCCGCGCTGGGTGAGGCGCTGAAGGCGGACTTCGCGCCGTACCGCGACGAGCTGGTCGTCTCCACCAAGGCCGGCTACCTGATGTGGCCGGGCCCGTACGGCGAATGGGGCTCGCGCAAGTACCTGCTGTCCTCGCTCGACCAGAGCCTGACCCGGATGGGCCTGGACTACGTCGACATCTTCTACTCGCACCGCCCCGACCCGGAGACTCCCCTCGAGGAGACGATGGGCGCCCTGCACACCGCCGTCCAGCAGGGCAAGGCGCTCTACGTCGGCGTCTCCAACTACTCGGCGGAGCAGACCCGCGAGGCCGCCCGCATCCTCGGTGAGCTGGGCACCCCGCTGCTGATCCACCAGCCGCGCTACTCGATGCTCGACCGCCGCCCCGAGAGCGAGGGCCTGCTCGACGCCCTGGACGAGCTCCAGGTCGGGTCGATCGTGTTCTCACCGCTGGAGCAGGGACTGCTGACCGGCCGCTATCTGAACGGCATCCCGGAGGACTCGCGGGCGGCGAGCGACAGCCCGTTCCTGAACTCCGAGGCGGTCACCGAGGAGCTCACCGGCAAGCTGCGCGCCCTCGACGACATCGCCAGGTCCCGCGGCCAGTCCCTCGCCCAGCTGGCGCTGGCCTGGGTGCTGCGCGGGGGGCGGGTGACCTCCGCGCTGGTGGGCGCGAGCAGCGCCCGGCAGATCGAGGACAGCGTCGGCGCCCTCGCCCACCTGGACTTCGACGCGGAGGAGCTGACCCGGATCGACGCGGTGATCAACGGCTGA
- a CDS encoding LysR substrate-binding domain-containing protein gives MELRHLQHFVAVAEDQHFTRAAERLMVSQSGLSASIRALERELRAPLFVRTTRRVTLTEAGRALLAEAERILAQVRAAHEAVAAVQGVVRGTLSVGTEQCIAGVHVAGLLAAFRRRHPDVEIRLRQTGSGALGEEVAAGRLDLAFAYRTQADSDQLRCARLATEPMYVLCHPDHRLAGASAALTPEDVAGEVFVDFHPDWGPRRATDAAFAEAGVRRTVALEVNDVHSLLDLVDENLGVAVVPRHFRHKREALTALPLRGTGEAVYETVALLPPARSTSPAARALMALLETGSG, from the coding sequence ATGGAACTGCGCCACCTCCAGCACTTCGTCGCGGTCGCCGAGGACCAGCACTTCACCCGGGCCGCCGAACGCCTGATGGTCTCCCAGTCGGGCCTGTCGGCGTCGATCCGGGCTCTGGAGCGGGAACTGCGCGCTCCGCTGTTCGTCCGCACCACCCGCCGGGTCACGCTGACGGAGGCGGGCCGGGCGCTGCTGGCCGAGGCCGAGCGGATCCTGGCGCAGGTGCGGGCGGCCCACGAGGCGGTGGCGGCCGTGCAGGGCGTGGTGCGCGGCACCCTCTCCGTGGGCACCGAGCAGTGCATCGCCGGGGTGCATGTGGCGGGGCTGCTGGCGGCGTTCCGGCGGCGTCATCCGGATGTGGAGATCCGGCTGCGGCAGACCGGCTCGGGCGCGCTCGGCGAGGAGGTCGCGGCCGGCCGGCTCGACCTGGCCTTCGCCTACCGGACCCAGGCGGACAGCGACCAGCTCCGCTGCGCCCGGCTGGCCACCGAGCCGATGTACGTGCTGTGCCATCCCGACCACCGGCTCGCCGGGGCGTCGGCGGCGCTGACGCCGGAGGACGTCGCGGGCGAGGTGTTCGTCGACTTCCACCCCGACTGGGGCCCGCGCCGCGCCACCGACGCCGCGTTCGCCGAGGCGGGGGTGCGGCGCACGGTCGCCCTGGAGGTCAACGACGTGCACAGTCTCCTGGACCTGGTGGACGAGAACCTCGGCGTGGCCGTCGTACCGCGCCACTTCCGGCACAAGCGGGAGGCGCTCACCGCGCTGCCCCTCAGGGGCACCGGCGAGGCGGTGTACGAGACGGTCGCGCTGCTGCCCCCCGCGCGCTCGACCAGCCCGGCGGCCCGGGCGCTGATGGCCCTGCTGGAAACGGGGAGCGGGTGA
- a CDS encoding mycothiol transferase, with protein MHAKDILIDGYQRIREEVHAAVKGLDPDDLNARPADGSNSISWLVWHLTRVQDDHLADAFGRDQVWPAQDWEKRFGLDLPRQDTGYGHSDAQVAKVRVSDGGLLTGYYDAVHAQSMEALRALTATDLERVVDERWDPPVTLGVRLVSVLSDDLQHVGQAAYVRGLLQSAA; from the coding sequence ATGCATGCCAAGGACATCCTCATCGACGGGTACCAACGCATCCGGGAAGAGGTCCACGCCGCCGTCAAGGGCCTGGACCCCGACGATCTGAACGCCCGGCCCGCCGACGGGTCGAACTCCATCTCCTGGCTCGTCTGGCATCTCACCCGCGTCCAGGACGACCATCTCGCCGACGCCTTCGGACGCGACCAGGTGTGGCCGGCCCAGGACTGGGAGAAGCGGTTCGGCCTCGACCTGCCGCGCCAGGACACGGGGTACGGGCACAGCGACGCGCAGGTCGCGAAGGTGCGGGTCTCCGACGGCGGCCTGCTGACCGGGTACTACGACGCGGTGCACGCGCAGAGCATGGAGGCCCTGCGCGCGCTGACGGCGACCGACCTGGAGCGCGTCGTGGACGAGCGCTGGGATCCGCCCGTCACCCTGGGCGTACGGCTGGTCAGCGTGCTGTCCGACGACCTCCAGCACGTCGGACAGGCCGCCTATGTCCGCGGACTGCTTCAGAGCGCGGCGTAA
- a CDS encoding adenosine deaminase, whose amino-acid sequence MTASPIDTDTLRRLPKAVLHDHLDGGLRPATVVELADAVGHTLPTTDPDELAAWYFEAANSGDLVRYIATFEHTLAVMQTREGLLRTAEEYVLDLAADGVVYGEVRYAPELNVNGGLTLAEVVETVQEGLAAGMAKAAAAGTPVRVGTLLCGMRMFDRVREAADLAVAFRDAGVVGFDIAGAEDGFPPADHLAAFEHLRRESVPFTIHAGEAHGLPSIHQALQVCGAQRIGHGVRITDDIVDGKLGRLAGWVRDRRVALEMCPTSNLQTGAARSIAEHPITALKDLGFRVTLNTDNRLVSGTTMTREMSLLVQEAGWTVEDLRTVTVNALKSAFLPFDERKALIEDVVLPGYAAL is encoded by the coding sequence ATGACCGCGTCCCCCATCGACACCGACACCCTGCGCCGCCTCCCCAAGGCCGTTCTGCACGACCACCTCGACGGCGGCCTGCGCCCCGCCACCGTCGTCGAGCTCGCGGACGCGGTCGGCCACACCCTGCCCACCACCGACCCCGACGAACTCGCCGCCTGGTACTTCGAGGCCGCCAACTCGGGCGACCTCGTGCGCTACATAGCCACCTTCGAGCACACCCTCGCCGTCATGCAGACCCGCGAGGGACTCCTGCGCACCGCGGAGGAGTACGTGCTCGACCTGGCGGCCGACGGAGTCGTCTACGGCGAGGTCCGCTACGCCCCGGAGCTGAACGTCAACGGCGGGCTCACCCTCGCCGAGGTCGTGGAGACGGTCCAGGAGGGCCTCGCGGCCGGAATGGCGAAGGCGGCAGCGGCCGGGACGCCGGTCCGGGTCGGCACGCTGCTCTGCGGCATGCGGATGTTCGACCGCGTGCGCGAGGCCGCCGACCTCGCGGTCGCCTTCCGGGACGCCGGTGTCGTCGGCTTCGACATCGCCGGAGCCGAGGACGGCTTCCCGCCCGCCGACCACCTCGCCGCCTTCGAGCACCTGCGCCGCGAGAGCGTCCCCTTCACCATCCACGCCGGCGAGGCCCACGGCCTGCCCAGCATCCACCAGGCCCTCCAGGTCTGCGGCGCCCAGCGCATCGGGCACGGCGTGCGCATCACCGACGACATCGTGGACGGCAAGCTCGGCCGGCTCGCGGGCTGGGTGCGCGACCGCCGGGTGGCCCTGGAGATGTGCCCGACCTCCAACCTGCAGACCGGCGCGGCCCGCTCCATCGCCGAGCACCCGATCACCGCGCTGAAGGACCTCGGCTTCCGCGTCACCCTCAACACCGACAACCGGCTGGTCTCCGGCACGACGATGACCCGCGAGATGTCGCTGCTCGTCCAGGAGGCCGGCTGGACCGTCGAGGACCTGCGCACCGTCACGGTGAACGCCCTCAAGAGCGCGTTCCTGCCGTTCGACGAGCGCAAGGCCCTCATCGAGGACGTCGTCCTTCCGGGTTACGCCGCGCTCTGA
- a CDS encoding VOC family protein, which translates to MSRIALVTLVVDDYDEAIRFYTEALGFRLVEDEPRPDGARWVVVRPGDRQDGVGLLLARARGDAQRARIGDQTGGRVGFFLHTEDFAGDHARMLAAGVTFLEEPRHEAYGSVAVFQDLYGNRWDLLQPATT; encoded by the coding sequence ATGAGTCGCATCGCCCTGGTCACACTTGTCGTCGACGACTACGACGAGGCGATCCGCTTCTACACCGAGGCGCTCGGATTCCGGCTCGTCGAGGACGAACCCCGCCCCGACGGCGCCCGCTGGGTCGTCGTGCGGCCGGGGGACCGCCAGGACGGCGTCGGGCTGCTGCTCGCCCGGGCCAGGGGCGACGCCCAGCGCGCCCGGATCGGCGACCAGACCGGCGGCCGCGTCGGGTTCTTCCTGCACACCGAGGACTTCGCCGGCGACCACGCCCGCATGCTCGCCGCCGGGGTGACCTTCCTGGAGGAGCCCCGCCACGAGGCCTACGGCTCCGTCGCCGTCTTCCAGGACCTGTACGGAAACCGCTGGGACCTGCTCCAGCCCGCCACCACCTGA
- a CDS encoding pyridoxamine 5'-phosphate oxidase family protein has translation MKITEPPRTPERRKRELLDRLEREVDIWVATADREALPCLVALWFVWDGEHLWLSTRLTNPTGRNLRDGGRARLAFGDTRDVVLVDGEVETYTREEVPREAASAFLAKTGWDPGRDSASYAYFRVRPVAVQAWREEHELPGRHLMRDGVWVG, from the coding sequence ATGAAGATCACGGAGCCGCCCCGCACCCCCGAGCGGCGCAAGCGGGAGCTGCTGGACCGGCTCGAACGCGAAGTCGACATCTGGGTCGCCACGGCGGACCGGGAGGCGCTGCCCTGCCTCGTCGCGCTGTGGTTCGTCTGGGACGGCGAGCACCTGTGGCTGTCCACCCGCCTCACCAACCCCACCGGCCGCAACCTCCGGGACGGCGGCCGGGCCCGCCTGGCCTTCGGGGACACGCGGGACGTGGTTCTCGTCGACGGCGAGGTCGAGACGTACACGCGGGAGGAGGTACCGCGGGAGGCCGCCTCGGCGTTCCTGGCGAAGACGGGCTGGGATCCGGGCCGGGACAGCGCGTCGTACGCCTACTTCCGGGTGCGGCCGGTCGCGGTGCAGGCGTGGCGCGAGGAGCACGAGCTGCCTGGACGGCATCTCATGCGGGACGGGGTGTGGGTCGGGTAG
- a CDS encoding aldo/keto reductase produces MTSGTITADAAGTWDIGDLTVGRIGFGAMRLTGSAAFHLGTPSDRGRSIAVLRRAIELGVNHIDTAAFYFSALRSANELINSALSPYPDDLLIATKVGPFRDWSGEWGVSARPEDLRGHVEENLRQLGRDHLDLVYLRRMRQESIAEHFGALAELRTAGLVRHLGISDVEPRHLAEAQAIAPVVSVQNRYGLGHRAPRTEELLRVCGEQGVAFVPFFAIAGDGGAQGASTAHDEAVFAVARDHGTSPAAVRLAWTLARGPHVLAIPGTGDPGHLAENVAAGALRLTAGELEDLNAAHRGAGGTPEN; encoded by the coding sequence ATGACCTCCGGAACGATCACCGCGGACGCCGCGGGAACCTGGGACATCGGCGACCTGACGGTCGGCCGCATCGGCTTCGGCGCGATGCGGCTGACCGGCAGCGCGGCCTTCCACCTCGGCACGCCGAGCGACCGCGGCCGTTCGATCGCCGTCCTGCGCAGGGCGATCGAACTCGGCGTCAACCACATCGACACCGCCGCCTTCTACTTCTCCGCCCTCCGCTCCGCCAACGAGCTGATCAACAGCGCGCTCTCCCCGTACCCGGACGACCTGCTCATCGCCACCAAGGTCGGCCCCTTCCGCGACTGGTCGGGGGAGTGGGGCGTCTCGGCCCGTCCTGAGGACCTGCGCGGCCACGTGGAGGAGAACCTGCGCCAGCTCGGCCGCGACCACCTCGACCTGGTGTACCTGCGCCGGATGCGCCAGGAGTCGATCGCCGAGCACTTCGGCGCCCTCGCCGAACTGCGCACCGCCGGACTCGTCCGTCACCTCGGCATCTCCGACGTCGAACCCCGCCATCTCGCCGAGGCGCAGGCCATCGCCCCCGTCGTCAGCGTGCAGAACCGCTACGGCCTCGGCCACCGAGCCCCGCGGACCGAGGAACTCCTGCGCGTCTGCGGCGAACAGGGCGTCGCCTTCGTGCCGTTCTTCGCCATCGCGGGCGACGGCGGAGCCCAGGGCGCCTCCACCGCCCACGACGAGGCGGTCTTCGCCGTCGCCCGCGACCACGGCACGTCCCCCGCCGCGGTCCGCCTCGCCTGGACCCTCGCCCGGGGGCCGCACGTGCTGGCCATCCCGGGCACCGGAGACCCCGGCCATCTCGCGGAGAACGTGGCCGCGGGCGCGCTGCGCCTCACGGCCGGGGAACTGGAAGACCTGAACGCCGCCCACCGCGGCGCCGGTGGAACACCGGAGAACTGA
- a CDS encoding sigma-70 family RNA polymerase sigma factor: MTQEELRPAGNPRAPEKLPLDFSAFHQMHRPRYVREAERCLRCRADAEEAVDEAFVQLARQWPRILSAENPAAYAWRVMKNRVVDHARARGRRATLMDTAVFETVTLQGAEDAFEVIEQNLRLFRAISALPERQRDVIRLRYCEGYSTAEVAFQLGITEAGVRSTERYAKRRLREIYTSCAEEEAERS; this comes from the coding sequence GTGACCCAGGAGGAGCTGCGACCCGCGGGCAACCCGCGGGCGCCGGAGAAACTGCCCCTGGACTTCAGCGCCTTCCACCAGATGCACCGGCCGCGCTACGTCCGCGAGGCCGAGCGCTGTCTGCGCTGCCGCGCGGACGCCGAGGAGGCCGTGGACGAGGCGTTCGTCCAACTCGCCCGGCAGTGGCCCCGGATACTGAGCGCCGAGAACCCCGCCGCCTACGCCTGGCGGGTGATGAAGAACCGCGTCGTCGACCACGCCCGGGCCCGTGGCCGGCGGGCCACGCTGATGGACACGGCCGTCTTCGAGACGGTCACCCTCCAGGGCGCCGAGGACGCCTTCGAGGTGATCGAGCAGAACCTGCGGCTGTTCCGGGCGATCTCCGCCCTCCCCGAGCGTCAGCGGGACGTCATCCGGCTGCGCTACTGCGAGGGTTACAGCACCGCCGAGGTGGCGTTCCAGCTGGGGATCACCGAGGCCGGGGTGCGCTCCACCGAACGCTATGCCAAACGCCGGCTGCGGGAGATCTACACATCGTGCGCCGAGGAGGAGGCGGAGCGGTCATGA
- a CDS encoding aldehyde dehydrogenase family protein, translating to MTTAATPEQPADVVARLRATFRTGRTKPVGRRTEQLRRLRELLTERGADLADALHADLGKSSAEAYRTEIDFTVREIDHTLDHLDEWLRPESAPVPAHLGADATAWTQYDPLGVVLVIAPWNYPAQLLLAPLVGALAAGNAVVVKPSELAPATSAALARLLPEYLDTDAVAVVEGGIPETTALLAERFDHIFYTGNGAVGRVVLRAAAEHLTPVTLELGGKSPAFVDRDADLSVVADRLARGKFLNAGQTCVAPDYVLTDPETAAALEPLLARAVETLYGTDPQASAAYGRIINERHFDRLVALLDSGRIVVGGGNDRTDKYLAPTVLADVDPRSPVMQEEIFGPVLPIVTVDGVDEAIGFINDRDKPLALYVFSESGDTRARIAAETSSGGLGHGLPLAHLTVSDLPFGGVGGSGMGNYHGRYSLETFSHRKAVLEKPLR from the coding sequence GTGACCACCGCCGCCACCCCCGAGCAGCCCGCCGACGTCGTGGCCCGGCTGCGCGCCACGTTCCGCACCGGCCGCACCAAGCCCGTCGGACGGCGCACGGAGCAGCTGCGCCGCCTGCGCGAGCTGCTCACGGAGCGGGGCGCCGACCTGGCCGACGCTCTCCATGCCGACCTGGGCAAGAGTTCGGCCGAGGCGTACCGCACCGAGATCGACTTCACGGTCCGGGAGATCGACCACACCCTCGATCACCTGGACGAGTGGCTGCGCCCCGAGTCCGCCCCGGTCCCGGCCCATCTCGGAGCCGACGCCACGGCGTGGACGCAGTACGACCCGCTCGGTGTGGTCCTCGTCATCGCCCCCTGGAACTACCCCGCGCAGCTCCTGCTCGCCCCGCTGGTCGGCGCCCTCGCCGCCGGCAACGCGGTGGTCGTCAAGCCCAGCGAGCTCGCGCCCGCGACCTCCGCCGCGCTGGCCCGCCTGCTGCCGGAGTACCTCGACACCGACGCGGTCGCCGTCGTCGAGGGCGGGATCCCGGAGACCACCGCCCTGCTGGCCGAGCGCTTCGACCACATCTTCTACACCGGCAACGGCGCCGTCGGACGCGTCGTCCTGCGTGCCGCCGCCGAGCACCTCACCCCCGTCACGCTCGAACTCGGCGGCAAGTCCCCGGCGTTCGTCGACCGCGACGCCGATCTCTCCGTCGTCGCCGACCGGCTGGCCCGCGGCAAGTTCCTCAACGCCGGCCAGACCTGCGTCGCCCCCGACTACGTCCTCACCGACCCGGAGACGGCCGCCGCCCTCGAACCCCTGCTGGCCCGCGCGGTCGAGACGCTCTACGGGACCGACCCGCAGGCCTCCGCCGCCTACGGCCGCATCATCAACGAACGCCACTTCGACCGGCTCGTGGCGCTGCTCGACTCGGGGCGGATCGTGGTCGGCGGCGGCAACGACCGTACGGACAAGTACCTCGCACCCACCGTCCTCGCCGACGTCGACCCGCGGTCGCCCGTGATGCAGGAGGAGATCTTCGGTCCGGTCCTGCCGATCGTCACCGTCGACGGCGTGGACGAGGCGATCGGCTTCATCAACGACCGCGACAAGCCGCTCGCCCTGTACGTCTTCTCCGAGTCCGGTGACACCCGGGCCCGCATCGCCGCCGAAACCTCCTCCGGGGGTCTCGGCCACGGACTGCCGCTCGCCCATCTCACCGTCTCCGACCTGCCGTTCGGCGGGGTGGGCGGGAGCGGCATGGGCAACTACCACGGCCGCTACTCCCTCGAGACGTTCAGTCACCGCAAGGCGGTACTGGAGAAGCCGCTGCGCTGA
- a CDS encoding YciI family protein — MKYYLLSVITPSEGEPPSAEGMAEIGRNLETFHHELREADAWVFAGGLHGPETATVLRPDGGDVLVTDGPYAEGKEYLGGICLIKAPDLDAALHWGRRATWATTLPIEVRPFMGEA; from the coding sequence ATGAAGTACTACCTGCTCAGCGTGATCACGCCCAGCGAGGGCGAGCCCCCGTCGGCCGAGGGCATGGCGGAGATCGGCCGCAACCTCGAGACCTTCCACCACGAGCTGCGCGAGGCCGACGCCTGGGTGTTCGCCGGGGGGCTGCACGGGCCCGAGACGGCCACCGTGCTGCGGCCGGACGGCGGCGACGTGCTCGTCACCGACGGGCCGTACGCCGAGGGCAAGGAGTACCTCGGCGGGATCTGCCTGATCAAGGCGCCGGACCTGGACGCGGCCCTGCACTGGGGCCGACGGGCGACCTGGGCCACCACCCTCCCCATCGAGGTGCGCCCCTTCATGGGCGAGGCCTGA